TTCTCtaattgaacaaatttattCATGAGCTTGGGATTTCAGAAGGGTTCTACTATTCAAAGAAAAGTGACTTTCATACAATCTctcataatttttcctttttaacttCAATGTCAGACTTAGATatcactgtttaattttttaccattagGTACAGTTACCTACTTTTAGGTCTCTCTTATCGTAATATGCCGTACTTGCAAGATCGagattttagtataaaatttttgattcttgaacaaatttatgtattatcTTTTAATCACTATTTTGCTATCCCAAatctagttatttaaaaaatattttgaaaccttTCTTTACTaggtattttcttttaataaatcaaaaagagTAAAGACAACAGACTTAAACATTGAAGAAACTGCTGATGAAATAACGAGTAATTTCAAAGAAGTGTCTAACATAAGAACGGTAAGTAGATATACATATATTAGTATTCAAATATGCAGGATCTTCCTATGAGTCATTGATATCTTTGCAGATATAAAGCTCTAATGCTATCCAATTTCAATTTCAGCAAATTTTCATTGGGTGTTCCATAATCAAAGCCCTTAATGTTTTTAgattctttattataaatagaGTTAAGCCCTGTGGTCGCAATTCAGtatttaaacaatcaaaattcaaaaacgtTCTTGAATACtaacgaattaatttttaaaaaaatcaaaacatcaaAGCTCATTTCGAAACCGATCCTTTTTGGTTTCAAGAAGCTATCGAGCAgcttttgatacttttttttgttagtcTTCAATAATTTGTCAGGCTACATTACCCTTTTTGTTCTTTCATCacttaatttttccttcatcACTTTTGATTTTTGCAAGAATTCTAAAAGTATTAACTAAAGACTGTGATTACGAAACGTcctgtttattaaaatacaatgtcAAGGTTTAATTACGAAAGTGATGTGATGGTTATTCAGGCACACTGCGGGTTTTTtagatttgtatatttaaaagtcctattttttctaaatttgttaaaGAGCCTTCATTTTACAACTTTCGTCGAGAGACAATTgcgtaatttcaaaatttatctattatataAAACAGATGAATAGGGCCACTTAATTGTAACTCAAGTAATAGAAATCTCGAACTAGATGTCCGTCAATAACCTTTACAAGATTATAAATTAaccaagtatttttatttacagaaatatgAATCTGATTACATAAAGCAATCTTCAACGACTGACTCAAATGATTGTAGGATACCAAATTCACTAATTGCTTCATCAGAGCAAGAGACAATGTTATTGAACATATCGACATCAGTGTACCAGAATCTGTCTCCTAGAACTACCGTCTCAGAAAACGAGATCTTATCTTTGACAAATCCTACATCTGATTCATCTTTAGAGACTCCTACATCTGTACACAAGATTTTACCCTCAGATTCTGATATTTCTGAGCaacaaattttatcaacaaGTTCTCTCGAGCTTGAGCTCAAAAATTTACCTTTAGAATCTTCCATACCTGATATTGAGATCTTGTCTTCAATGTCTTTTGTACCTGAACTCGAAAGCGTTACTTCGGAGGCTTCCCATCTTGAAATCGAAGTCTTACCTTCAATGGTTCCTGTGCCTGAGCAcgaaatattactgtcagagtCTTCNNNNNNNNNNNNNNNNNNNNNNNNNNNNNNNNNNNNNNNNNNNNNNNNNNNNNNNNNNNNNNNNNNNNNNNNNNNNNNNNNNNNNNNNNNNNNNNNNNNNNNNNNNNNNNNNNNNNNNNNNNNNNNNNNNNNNNNNNNNNNNNNNNNNNNNNNNNNNNNNNNNNNNNNNNNAGATGCCATGCATTCAGAAACTCTTAAGTCAGGAAAAAAAGAGGAACTTTCAAGTGACAAAGTTCTCGTAGAGCAGCAACATGAATTCACATTACAGATCCCTATAATTCAGTCACAATCGAATGAAATGCTGActtcaaaattatcattatcCGATGCTTCATCAAGTACTCTATCAGCAAAAGCTAAGAATGAGTCGGCATCAATAGTTACTGATGCAGTGTTAGACACATTCTCAGAAATTTCTAAACAGGAAATTAGCATAAAGTCCTCGGTCGAGAAAGAAAATACCTTTCTGGCAAATGGACTTATAGATAATGGTAATAGTTTGACGAACTCAAATATTGATGAATTTTCTTTGGACACTATTCCATTGGAAATGATCTACAAAATACTTCCAATAAGTATGCAATAGTTTATGGTTAGTGTTATATTTTACGTGAAATCAAActatttgttgcatttttagaaagcttgttgtaataaattaatatgtaattttaaaaaaaattgttcatgaAAACTTTTCCGTGTTGTTCTTATTTTGGGGGAAATACAAATTCGAATACATGCATGAATCTTATCACGGACATGAAAATCTTATCATATTTGTAAACGAATACTGCATTCACGACATTCCcaaaaaattgagaaagaaaTGCGTAAATTTAATGTACtgtgaactaaaaaaaaagttttaacttaaaataactttggTTCTAATTATCAGATTTTAACCTTGTATCTTAATTAATCTGTGCAGAAATTACAGAATTCGTTTTCGGATTTGCAATAATTGCAGTGATATTCccttgattattaatttttaaattaatttttgaaaataaaaaagttatgcatTAAATAACTTTGGatctaataaatgaatttttacgtACTAAGATTCAACAGTCTCATGCAGAGAGGAAGGCGGGGGTAACGACTaagtttactaaaattttaattctgatactagattagtatataattttgattaggaaattacatttttatcaggaAAATACATAgctaaaactaaatattttataaaacaaattaagtaacattttcaaacaaatttaatattgaactttcaggttattaaaatttctatttttgacaattaaaaaaaattaacaatatttttttgaaaaatctgtacttttaacaaaataatatcaatttattttcaaaaacaaattataatatgagttaaatgttttattagtatataccattcaatatttttctttaaattcaaagaGATTTTTGGCCCCCTtctgaaattttacattatcaCACGCCTTTTCTTCATCTCCGAATCGAGGTGTTAGCATTGGGCATCCACATATGTTTAAACATGACTAAGATTCATTCTTAATGTTTCACGGGATATATTATAAGAGGATGCTACACCAAAGGAGAAACCCTTAAtgggaaatttattttgttggttGCGCTGTTTCTAAGGACACTTTGATAATCCAAGCTCGAGAGCAATTTGCTTTTTTGCGAATCAAGTAATCAAGGTACGAATTTTGTTTAACAAGAAAATACCGCAAGGTTTAAAGTAAGTCTTAACTCAGAACTCCTTGAATGCACGACATCACCACTCATTCATGTGATCACTTCCACAATTTAGACATATATCTCAAGGGGTAGGAAATTTTCACGCAATCCTTATACTCACTGCTCAGCAGCAAACCACAGGACTTCCTATTCCATCGAATTAAGGAGAACGTATATCGCGGTGTGTCTTAGCGGAGTCGAGGATCGAACCTAGCTCCTTAAAAACTGTGTCTATTCTCCAACCACTGGGCCACCATAGCTCTCAAATTATCTTTGACCAACATAattaggtaggtactttatttacgtagcGCTACAGCTGCACATGAGTTATTGGAGACGATCTTGGAAGCATCACTGTCATGATTCAAAgacatgccattgcaattttgatcctctgcagaagggatccCCTGCTCtgatagcccgacgacctgcgtgcgaagtcgagtactttacggtagaacagttttacGAGGATCGATATtgcacacccttggtccctacgtaggctgatcaaaggatgcttgacttcagtgttcttcaatggggcctccctggccgagcggtattGCCGGTCCAAACGCTttgttaagcgtggaggtagcgggttcgaatcctgccgtaaccctggatgtattctttgtgatgtctttctctgaattgttctatctgtattttctacttgacaatgacttataagcctatattgagcacacaagtcagcaaatgtatgtaatttcaataaaatgttcttcAATCAGAAGAAATTGATTCTAATTGCCATTTATATTTCACCAAATGCAACCATgagggatattaaattatttattgcaaaatctttatttccACTATCCACAGCAGGTTCACAAGCTCTGGCAGACGTTACTGGTgaggaaattaattattgtgagcggcctgtgatccttgcaggagattttaatgtgaatttctcgttacctgaagctgaaacattattaaccttccttaaagacaCATTTgaattggaaatgataaatagTAGGAATGATCCAGCAATCAAAGGGGGAACTACCActgatgcagtttttgcaagaaatattgaaaaaatagaactaaaacatttcgtatcttactttagttatcatatTCCCATTGTAtatgttatagatttggatatttctccactcgaaaatgataattaaaagatgcgatcaattgtgaattgtaagcaatgttaataaagtttgtcttaaagaaacattatgatttcactaaaaatcaatttctaccccttcctattttcatttccacattacgaagtttcatTTCTTCCTTCTGGAGAGACTCCAcacactatttatttattttctaacaagTCTTTTGTCATCAATctcctaaatttatttttaatattttgtgctgaaatattagataaatacgtttataacgaaattttttttctcacgaaaGAAACAAAGtaagcaaaatgtaaaaattaaaataataataatgatttttgattGCCAATTTTCACCAAAACTTTTACGAACAAATCTCTTTTGAAAGAGTGGaagtttattaagaatttatattttttcatttattgagtttttctttaaaatgtttgagagtatggagcatttttaaaatctagtaTAGTAAATTTAATCTCATCAAAGttgtgatattaaaataaatacttagtaGGGGAGaatggggtcaattgtaacattttttacttaactatttttaactaacaaaaaatcctatATATTactagtattaattgacagacaagtaaagtagactatcatctactagaaaaataaataccttattttaaatggtattatattagttactaacaatttttgacagtcgtgcgcTTGTTataattgtccccacttacggggtcaattgtaacagttcataaattcaactaaaacatagttaattatacatattatcatagttgtgatatatttttttattgatcaaaatagtagtgatattttaggagtaaaaataataatgagcagagacctaaagNNNNNNNNNNNNNNNNNNNNNNNNNNNNNNNNNNNNNNNNNNNNNNNNNNNNNNNNNNNNNNNNNNNNNNNNNNNNNNNNNNNNNNNNNNNNNNNNNNNNNNNNNNNNNNNNNNNNNNNNNNNNNNNNNNNNNNNNNNNNNNNNNNNNNNNNNNNNNNNNNNNNNNNNNNNNNNNNNNNNNNNNNNNNNNNNNNNNNNNNNNNNNNNNNNNNNNNNNNNNNNNNNNNNNNNNNNNNNNNNNNNNNNNNNNNNNNNNNNNNNNNNNNNNNNNNNNNNNNNNNNNNNNNNNNNNNNNNNNNNNNNNNNNNNNNNNNNNNNNNNNNNNNNNNNNNNNNNNNNNNNNNNNNNNNNNNNNNNNNNNNNNNNNNNNNNNNNNNNNNNNNNNNNNNNNNNNNNNNNNNNNNNNNNNNNNNNNNNNNNNNNNNNNNNNNNNNNNNNNNNNNNNNNNNNNNNNNNNNNNNNNNNNNNNNNNNNNNNNNNNNNNNNNNNNNNNNNNNNNNNNNNNNNNNNNNNNNNNNNNNNNNNNNNNNNNNNNNNNNNNNNNNNNNNNNNNNNNNNNNNNNNNNNNNNNNNNNNNNNNNNNNNNNNNNNNNNNNNNNNNNNNNNNNNNNNNNNNNNNNNNNNNNNNNNNNNNNNNNNNNNNNNNNNNNNNNNNNNNNNNNNNNNNNNNNNNNNNNNNNNNNNNNNNNNNNNNNNNNNNNNNNNNNNNNNNNNNNNNNNNNNNNNNNNNNNNNNNNNNNNNNNNNNNNNNNNNNNNNNNNNNNNNNNNNNNNNNNNNNNNNNNNNNNNNNNNNNNNNNNNNNNNNNNNNNNNNNNNNNNNNNNNNNNNNNNNNNNNNNNNNNNNNNNNNNNNNNNNNNNNNNNNNNNNNNNNNNNNNNNNNNNNNNNNNNNNNNNNNNNNNNNNNNNNNNNNNNNNNNNNNNNNNNNNNNNNNNNNNNNNNNNNNNNNNNNNNNNNNNNNNNNNNNNNNNNNNNNNNNNNNNNNNNNNNNNNNNNNNNNNNNNNNNNNNNNNNNNNNNNNNNNNNNNNNNNNNNNNNNNNNNNNNNNNNNNNNNNNNNNNNNNNNNNNNNNNNNNNNNNNNNNNNNNNNNNNNNNNNNNNNNNNNNNNNNNNNNNNNNNNNNNNNNNNNNNNNNNNNNNNNNNNNNNNNNNNNNNNNNNNNNNNNNNNNNNNNNNNNNNNNNNNNNNNNNNNNNNNNNNNNNNNNNNNNNNNNNNNNNNNNNNNNNNNNNNNNNNNNNNNNNNNNNNNNNNNNNNNNNNNNNNNNNNNNNNNNNNNNNNNNNNNNNNNNNNNNNNNNNNNNNNNNNNNNNNNNNNNNNNNNNNNNNNNNNNNNNNNNNNNNNNNNNNNNNNNNNNNNNNNNNNNNNNNNNNNNNNNNNNNNNNNNNNNNNNNNNNNNNNNNNNNNNNNNNNNNNNNNNNNNNNNNNNNNNNNNNNNNNNNNNNNNNNNNNNNNNNNNNNNNNNNNNNNNNNNNNNNNNNNNNNNNNNNNNNNNNNNNNNNNNNNNNNNNNNNNNNNNNNNNNNNNNNNNNNNNNNNNNNNNNNNNNNNNNNNNNNNNNNNNNNNNNNNNNNNNNNNNNNNNNNNNNNNNNNNNNNNNNNNNNNNNNNNNNNNNNNNNNNNNNNNNNNNNNNNNNNNNNNNNNNNNNNNNNNNNNNNNNNNNNNNNNNNNNNNNNNNNNNNNNNNNNNNNNNNNNNNNNNNNNNNNNNNNNNNNNNNNNNNNNNNNNNNNNNNNNNNNNNNNNNNNNNNNNNNNNNNNNNNNNNNNNNNNNNNNNNNNNNNNNNNNNNNNNNNNNNNNNNNNNNNNNNNNNNNNNNNNNNNNNNNNNNNNNNNNNNNNNNNNNNNNNNNNNNNNNNNNNN
The Parasteatoda tepidariorum isolate YZ-2023 chromosome 9, CAS_Ptep_4.0, whole genome shotgun sequence genome window above contains:
- the LOC122272499 gene encoding uro-adherence factor A-like (The sequence of the model RefSeq protein was modified relative to this genomic sequence to represent the inferred CDS: added 429 bases not found in genome assembly); this encodes MQVLYLGSDIAKGLFSDIAPQWLMTMLKSLKEDDRCYYVATTLVSLGVVYFVKKVFSFNKSKRVKTTDLNIEETADEITSNFKEVSNIRTKYESDYIKQSSTTDSNDCRIPNSLIASSEQETMLLNISTSVYQNLSPRTTVSENEILSLTNPTSDSSLETPTSVHKILPSDSDISEQQILSTSSLELELKNLPLESSIPDIEILSSMSFVPELESVTSEASHLEIEVLPSMVPVPEHEILLSESSMPELEILSSESSMPEHEILSSESSMPEQEILSSESSMPEHEILSSEPSMPEHEILSSESSMPEREILLSESSVREFENVPSVISMSEFEVSSMCNHEILPSETSITERRILPTASPIAELIKLPSLPPVSELENSTAESSASEDAMHSETLKSGKKEELSSDKVLVEQQHEFTLQIPIIQSQSNEMLTSKLSLSDASSSTLSAKAKNESASIVTDAVLDTFSEISKQEISIKSSVEKENTFLANGLIDNGNSLTNSNIDEFSLDTIPLEMIYKILPISMQ